In Paramormyrops kingsleyae isolate MSU_618 chromosome 5, PKINGS_0.4, whole genome shotgun sequence, one DNA window encodes the following:
- the xylt2 gene encoding xylosyltransferase 2, translated as MVASARVQKLLWRYKPAIVAALVVLLIQGLVVWSLRSLEEGEVEKKHRRSKLPDNNSHDSRRAASVWEGQHGALGRNRSRWRVGRDRLGGAASRVPIQEPGQHKRAGRRRGGTAEGVPSSSRNFTEQKVEEGMGHVLPAQQGDVGSVGGAPPALSSDFVPKCDIVGKDALSALHRASSRQCRQEIANVVCQHHEGKLMPQSFPQFCPQQHGLSSPVLQSNDLDDERGKVDNPVRVAFVLVVHGRAIQQLKRLIKAIYHREHFYYIHVDKRSNYLHREVLLIAERYPNVRVTPWRMVTIWGGASLLKTYLRSMQDLLAMREWKWDFFINLSATDFPTRTNEELVAFLSQNRDKNFLKSHGRENTRFIKKQGLDRLFHECDSHMWRLGDRVIPEGLEVSGGSDWFSLTRRFVEYVINSQDALVSGLKQFYSYTLLPAESFFHTVLGNSHMCDTLVDNNLRVTNWNRKLGCKCQYKHIVDWCGCSPNDFKPSDLIRIQQLSRPTFFARKFESTVNQEAIDILDAHLYGHYAPGTPALKAYWESVFEEADGLSALSDVALTSYSSFFRLGLRSLEATHGGSKACRYEPLGHPTSVQLYFYDDRFQGYLVRQEVQNVVMRTKEVLEIWAVPQSTLQLESNLQEFERLKYLEVGTRWDPKERIFRNFGGILGPLDEPVAVQKWARGPNLTATIVWIDPAQVVAASYDISVDVDAEFTQYKPPLQRPLRPGTWTVRVLRLWGRVAQIQFLVMPLSFKGGRPLQKEEDSWLHAGPPGNLYMEQGFQQLNQVLKLPSGDAALELSHRNSLLVGKALEDWVDRSVRAFWLTGDLCAARSSPCPSLGLCLKSTWSSLSPDPKSELGPVKSDGRIR; from the exons ATGGTGGCAAGCGCTCGGGTGCAGAAGCTGCTCTGGCGGTACAAGCCGGCGATCGTGGCGGCCCTGGTCGTCCTCCTCATTCAGGGGCTTGTGGTGTGGAGCCTGAGGAGCCTTGAAGAAGGAGAAGTGGAA AAGAAGCACCGAAGGTCGAAGCTCCCTGACAACAACAGCCACGATTCCAGGCGGGCTGCTTCCGTATGGGAGGGACAGCATGGGGCACTGGGGAGAAATCGCAGCCGCTGGCGGGTCGGAAGGGACCGGCTCGGGGGCGCGGCATCCCGGGTCCCGATTCAGGAGCCAGGGCAGCACAAAAGGGCCGGCAGGAGGCGCGGAGGTACAGCGGAGGGGGTGCCCTCCAGCAGCCGCAACTTTACGGAGCAGAAGGTGGAGGAGGGGATGGGGCACGTCCTGCCGGCCCAGCAGGGTGACGTCGGCAGTGTGGGGGGTGCCCCTCCGGCCCTCAGCAGTGACTTTGTGCCCAAGTGCGACATAGTGGGCAAGGACGCTCTGTCTGCCCTGCACCGTGCCAGCTCCCGCCAGTGCAGGCAGGAGATCGCCAACGTCGTGTGCCAGCATCATGAGGGAAAGCTTATGCCGCAGTCGTTCCCACAGTTCTGCCCGCAGCAACACG GTCTGTCCAGTCCCGTGCTTCAGAGCAATGACCTGGACGACGAACGGGGCAAGGTGGATAATCCGGTGCGTGTGGCATTCGTGCTGGTGGTCCACGGCCGTGCCATCCAGCAGCTCAAGCGCCTCATCAAAGCCATATATCACCGGGAGCACTTCTACTACATACACGTGGACAAG CGCTCCAACTACCTGCACCGCGAGGTGCTGCTGATCGCCGAGCGCTACCCCAACGTGCGTGTCACGCCCTGGCGGATGGTGACCATCTGGGGCGGGGCCAGTCTTCTCAAGACGTACCTGCGCAGCATGCAGGACCTGCTGGCCATGAGGGAGTGGAAGTGGGACTTTTTCATCAATCTGAGTGCCACAGACTTCCCCACCAG GACCAATGAGGAACTGGTGGCTTTTCTTTCTCAGAACAGAGACAAGAATTTCCTCAAGTCTCACGGAAGGGAAAACACAAG GTTCATCAAGAAGCAAGGCTTGGACCGCCTCTTCCACGAGTGCGACTCCCACATGTGGCGGCTTGGAGACAGAGTGATACCAGAGGGCCTGGAAGTTTCCGGTGGCTCTGACTGGTTTTCCCTTACGCGCCGTTTCGTGGAGTACGTCATCAACTCCCAGGACGCACTAGTGTCGGGCCTGAAGCAGTTCTACAGCTACACCTTACTCCCGGCTGAG TCTTTCTTCCACACGGTCCTGGGCAACAGTCACATGTGTGACACGCTGGTCGACAACAACCTTCGCGTCACCAACTGGAATCGCAAACTGGGCTGCAAGTGCCAGTACAAGCACATCGTGGACTGGTGCGGCTGCTCGCCCAACGACTTCAAGCCCTCGGACCTGATCCGGATCCAG CAACTGAGTCGCCCGACGTTCTTTGCCCGCAAATTTGAGTCGACGGTGAATCAGGAGGCCATAGACATACTGGACGCCCATCTGTACGGGCATTACGCCCCCGGCACGCCGGCGCTCAAAGCCTACTGGGAGAGCGTCTTCGAGGAGGCAGATGGCCTCAGCGCGCTCAGCGACGTGGCCCTCACCTCCTACTCCTCATTTTTTCGCTTGGGCCTCCGCAGCCTGGAGGCCACCCACGGAGGCAGCAAAGCCTGCCG GTATGAACCTCTCGGCCATCCCACATCTGTGCAGCTGTACTTCTACGATGACCGTTTCCAGGGCTACCTGGTCAGACAGGAAGTGCAGAATGTCGTCATGAGAACCAAGGAGGTTCTGGAGATCTGGGCCGTGCCCCAGAGCACCCTGCAGCTGGAGAGCAACCTACAGGAGTTTGAGAGGCTCAAGTACCTGGAG GTAGGGACACGTTGGGACCCCAAGGAGAGGATTTTCCGCAATTTCGGGGGGATTCTGGGCCCCCTAGACGAGCCTGTGGCAGTCCAGAAGTGGGCGAGAGGGCCCAACCTGACGGCCACTATAGTCTGGATCGATCCGGCCCAGGTGGTGGCGGCTTCCTATGACATCAGCGTGGACGTCGATGCAGAATTCACGCAGTACAAGCCACCTTTACAGCGCCCCCTCCGCCCCGGGACCTGGACAGTGAGGGTCCTTCGCCTGTGGGGGCGCGTGGCTCAGATCCAGTTCCTTGTAATGCCCCTGTCATTTAAAGGAGGGCGGCCATTACAGAAAG AAGAGGACAGCTGGCTTCACGCTGGTCCCCCTGGGAACCTCTACATGGAACAGGGCTTCCAGCAGCTGAACCAGGTTCTGAAGCTGCCCAGTGGAGATGCCGCCCTGGAACTGTCCCACAGGAACTCCCTGCTGGTGGGCAAGGCTCTGGAAGACTGGGTGGACCGCAGCGTCAGAGCCTTTTGGTTGACTGGTGACCTGTGTGCTGCTCGTTCCTCACCCTGCCCGTCCTTGGGCCTCTGCCTCAAGTCCACCTGGAGTTCCCTTTCTCCGGACCCCAAGTCTGAACTTGGGCCTGTCAAAAGTGACGGTCGTATCCGGTAG
- the mrpl27 gene encoding large ribosomal subunit protein bL27m codes for MAALSFTLSARAGVFAPCYSPLAVFARFASKKSGGSSKNYGSGSPGRRYGYKKMDGSFVHAGNILATQRGIRWHPGAHVGIGTNKTLFALEDGTVRFTKEVYIPSPRSVEAVKLIRKLPKGAVLYKTFINVVPVKQEGKFRLVGML; via the exons ATGGCCGCCCTGTCCTTCACGCTGTCGGCCAGAGCGG GTGTCTTCGCACCGTGTTACAGCCCACTGGCGGTCTTTGCAAGGTTTGCTTCTAAGAAGTCAGGGGGAAGCAGCAAGAATTATGGATCGGGCAGCCCCGGCCGGAGATACGGATACAAGAAGATGGATG GAAGTTTTGTCCACGCCGGCAACATCCTCGCCACCCAGCGAGGCATTCGCTGGCATCCAGGAGCGCAT GTTGGAATTGGGACCAACAAAACATTGTTTGCCCTTGAAGATGGCACTGTGAGATTCACCAAGGAGGTGTATATTCCCAGCCCCCGGAGCGTGGAAGCGGTCAAACTCATTCGAAAGCTCCCCAAGGGTGCGGTCCTCTACAAGACCTTCATCAATGTGGTGCCAGTCAAGCAAGAGGGCAAATTCAGACTTGTGGGAATGCTCTGA